TCGTTGATGGAATTCACGCAGTTTATTCTTATTTCCTTTCAGCTTCTCAAACTCCTCCCGAAGTTCGTCCAAAATTAATGGCCTGATCAGTTTCAGGATGTTCTTTTCAGAGGTGTAATGTGCGCCAAGATTACGACGTTCCACAGGATCCATCACTGATTGGAACATGGAACCGAATATGGCAGGTGATATTTTGCCCCAATTCAATGCACTGCATAGCAGTAATATCTCACGCATTCGGAAATTGAAAGCAGGTATCGGCAGGAATTCTTCAAACAGCTTTCCATTTACATAAGGAAAAGCGGCCAAATGCTCGTCCAAGCTGCTCATCCGCTTGTCACGGGGAGTATTCAAAACCTGGAAGAATTGGGCGAGCAAGCCTCCCAAATTACTTCCATCTTCTCCGGATTTGATTTCGATCAATTCCTTAAAAGTATCTTTCTCAAAGATTCCCGTATCATCAGCAAAAAGACAAAATAGCAAACGGACCAGATAGACTTCCAAGGAATGGCCAGAATACCCACTGTCCTTTAACTGATCATACAGCTTACCCATTAGTTCTGCCGCAGCAATATTGACTTCATCTTCTTCTTTGAAACTCCGCTTCTGATATCCTGCTATAAATCCAAATAACTTGATGTTTTTATGAAATTCGGAAAGATGGAAATCATAATCTTTTTTTTCATCCAAGTCATAGAGTTTAAAATACTCAAAGTCCGACACCAAAACATACTTGGGAAGCTCGTGCTCTTTGATGCCATGAAAATAATCCGTGGCCTGCTCAAATGCAGCATCCAGGTTTTTCCCTTTGGACTTGTGCTCTACGAGAAGCGTTCCTTTCCAGAAAAGGTCTATAAATCCCTGTTGATTGTTTAGTTTTTTGACAGGTTCTTCGAAAGTGGCCAACCGTCGTCTTGATATCCCAAAGACATTAAAGAAATCATTCCAGAAGGAGTCTTTTTCGGCGCGCTCCCGGGTTTCGCCTTCCCATTCTTTGGTAAATCTCAAGGCGCGGTCCTTGATCTCATTCCAACTTAAAGCCATGAATTATAAAAGTTTGGTTGAATTATAGTGAGGATAACTAAAATCAATATAAATATAATAGTATTCTAAAAATGGCTTAAATACAAATAATTAGTAAGTATAATAACTATCTAAAAATACCCCCTTGTCTAAATCTACTTCCAGTTGCCAATTACAGGTTTGAGAATCTTGGATAAAAACATGATTCTAAAAATATGTATTTAAAAATCATTATTTCTTTGATTTCGGATATTATTTAAGGCATTGTTTATGCCCTCGTGTGAGTAAATTAATGTTGCAGTATGATCAATTTGTTTGTTGTTGTAATATTCTGTTACATGCAAAGACAGTTGATTTCCTAAAACTTTTAGTTCTTTATGGTTAAAAAAACGATCGGTTGTTGTTATACAAGTTTCAGCTCCAAATGCCCTTGCGTATCCTTCCATTGCGCCAAATGCATTTCTAATTTCTATCAAAACAAGTTTGTCTAGATAAAAAAACAATTTAATACATCCTATTCTGCTATTAAATAGTGTGTATTCATGAGAATTTGTTATTCTATATTCTTCAAATTTATTATCACCTGAAAAAATTATATTACTAAGAGCTCCAAACACAACAAAATTTCCACAAGAATTTGAGTCTAAAAAATAAGATGTGCTTTCAGTAGATAGCTTGTGTTTATTTTTGATCTCAGATAAAGAAGAGCCTATCTTAATATCTTTAAACCCAAGATCATCAATTGATGGATTACGACATGTATTTTCATAATTTAAAACATAAAAATAACTGAAAACCACATAAAAACATATAACTATTACTTTCATCTTATTGAATTTACTTTTGGAAATATTTTGATATAACTATTATATAGCGCTAAAATAAATCGGAATAATAGAAAATTTACTTACTTTGAAATCATTTATTTGATTTTCAAGCAAAAGAATTACCCAATTTAATTTAGAGTTGATTTTTGGTATCAACTAGATCAACCTTACCCAAACCTCTCCCTCCCCTCATTCAATTCACCTACCAACTCTTCAATATCCTCTACAGAAGTATTGTAATTTGTGATGCAGGCACGGAATGTAGGTTTGCCAAAAATAGGATAAATGGATATCCATGACTTTCCGGAATCAATGATTTCATTGATGACAGTTTTGGTGAAATCAGGATGATCAAGGTAATTTTCATCCATAAAACATACCACCGGAAAAGGACTGCTGTTCATAACGGTCCAACCACCTTTCTCCAACAACTCTTTTAGCTTTTCCCCGATTTTTGTCTGGTGTCTTATGGTTTTCTCATAACCCTCCCAACCGAAAATCATCAATGCCAAATACAGCTTAATGCCATAAGCCCGTCGGGACCATTGGATGGAATGGGTAAATGGATCGACAATTTCAAGGTCTTTGGCTTCCTTGGGCATATATTCGGCGGTGATTCTGAAGGTTTCTGATAAAATCCCCTTATGTCTGGTAATAAACAGACTTGTCCCCATAGTTACGGACAACCATTTGTGTGCATCAAAAGTGATGGAGTCTGAAAGTGAAATGCCGTCGAGTAGATCTTTCAGATCTGGATGCAATACTGCGGCACCGCCGTAAGCAGCATCCACATGAAACCAAAGCGCGTATTCATCCGCTATTTTTCTTATGCCAACCAAATCATCGATGGCACCGGTTCCTGTAGTCCCTGCTGTCCCGATGACCATAAATGGCTGATAACCTTCCTGAACATCTTTTTGAATAGTTCCTTTCAGTTGTTCCAGATCCATTTTCAAATCTTTCCTCACAGGAATATTTCTGATAGCATCATATCCCAAGCCCACAGTTTTTGCCGCTTTATGCACTGAGTGGTGCGACTCTGCCGAACAATACATCACTGGTCTTTTGCTCATACCAAACCAACCTGATTTGGCAAATTGAGGAAAAGCATGATTAACAGCACACAAAACTGAGGTAAGATTAGCTTCTGCACCACCACTTGCAAAGACACCATCTATGTTTGCATGTGGATAGCCAAATTTTTT
This window of the Aquiflexum balticum DSM 16537 genome carries:
- a CDS encoding pyridoxal phosphate-dependent decarboxylase family protein; protein product: MQSFDLNPSERQELYKFTIDLLEKYYSDTKSNRVSPKLDISKIVDAVRKVNFSEHLTSKEAIKHLVEGMKNHSVHTPHPKYFGLYNPRANFPSIMGDLITAVFNPQLAAWSHSPFANEIENYLIAEFGKKFGYPHANIDGVFASGGAEANLTSVLCAVNHAFPQFAKSGWFGMSKRPVMYCSAESHHSVHKAAKTVGLGYDAIRNIPVRKDLKMDLEQLKGTIQKDVQEGYQPFMVIGTAGTTGTGAIDDLVGIRKIADEYALWFHVDAAYGGAAVLHPDLKDLLDGISLSDSITFDAHKWLSVTMGTSLFITRHKGILSETFRITAEYMPKEAKDLEIVDPFTHSIQWSRRAYGIKLYLALMIFGWEGYEKTIRHQTKIGEKLKELLEKGGWTVMNSSPFPVVCFMDENYLDHPDFTKTVINEIIDSGKSWISIYPIFGKPTFRACITNYNTSVEDIEELVGELNEGRERFG